The genomic interval GCGAGATCGGCTCGGTGAGGATGGCCCCGCACATCGCCCGGTGACCCCGCGGCTCGTAGAGGACGAAGCCCAGCAAGTCCCGGAGGTTCCGGTCCACGAAATCGCTCCGCGCGAGCGGGGTGGCGCCCGGGATGGCCGGGGCGCCCCCCACGACAATCCGCATCGGTTCCCCCTCGGTGTGGTAGTCCACGACCGAGAGGAGACGTCTGACTCTCACCGGCGCACCACGTGCTTGAGAAGGAAGAGCAGGTTCGCGGGACGCTCCGCCAGCCGCCTCACGAAGTAGCCGTACCACTCCTCCCCGAAGGGCACAAGGAGCCGCAGGCGCGCGCCCTGCCGCCGGATCGGGGCGTGCAGGTCGTGGCGGATCCCGTACAGCATCTGGATCTCGAACGCTTCCGGCGCGATCCCGAGCCTCCGCGCCCGTTCGATGACGCAGCCGATCAGCCGCTCGTCGTGGGTGGCGAAGGCCGGGTAGACCCCTTGCCGGATCACCTCCGGCGAGAGGAGCAGATCAAGGAGGCGGGCGTAGTTGGCGTCCACGTCCCGTTTGTCAGGAAAGGCCAGCTCGGGCGGCTCGCGGTAGGCGCCCTTGCACAGCCGGACCGTCGCGCCGAGCGCGATCAGCCGCCGCACGTCGGCCTCGCTCCGGCGGAGGTAGGTCTGGATCACGCAGGCCACGTTGCTGAACCTGCGCCTCAGCCGCTCGTGGATCGCCAGCGTCCGCTCCGTGTAGGCGGACGATTCCATGTCGATCCAGACCCGGATCCCGGCCGCCTGGCCCCGATCGAGGACCCGCTCGACGTTCTCCAGGCACAGCGCCTCCGACAGGTCCAGCCCCATGTGGGTTAGCTTGAGGGAGGGCGCGCACGGGAGGTTCCGCCGCTTGATCTCGTCGACCAGCTCCAGATACACGCCCGCGGCCGCGCGCGCTTCCTCGGCGCTCCGGACGTTCTCACCGAGGTACGTGACCGCGGACAGGAGCCCCTCGGCGGTGACCCGGTCGATCACGCCCAAGGCCTCCTCAGGGCGCGTTCCCGCGACGAACCGCCGCACCAGGCGCCGCGTGAGCGGAAGTCGGTCGAGGGCGTCGCCGAGCGCGCGTCGTTCCGACAAGCGCAGGAGGAGCCGCCGGAGCATAACCCACCGTAGCACCGCGCCCGAGGCGCGGTCAATGCGCCGAGCACGACAGGTGCTCGATCAGGATTCCCTCGCGGAGCCCGAAGTCGCTGACGATGACCGCGTCGGAGCCGAAGGCGTCCAGGGCGGCCAGACAGATCGCGATGCCGGGGATGATCAGGTCAGCCCGGCCGGGCTCGAGCCCGGGCATGCTCGCCCGGGCGTGGGCTGGGAGCGCCGCGAGGGTCACGAGCAGCGTCTGGATCCGTGAGCGCGAGAGACGGTAACCATGGACCTTCGCCGGATCGTAGACGGCGAGGGCCTGGTCCAGGGCGGCCAGCGTCGTGACCGTCCCCGCGGTCCCGACGAGGTGATCGGGCCGCGACCCCGTCAGAAGATCATCGAGCCCCCCGGCGAGCCGGGTGCGGACCTCGTGGTCCAGCTCCGCGTACCGCGCACGGTCCACCGGCTCGGCGGTCCGGTATCGCTCGGCGAGCGACACGACACCGAGTGCCAGGCTGCGCGCCCGGCTGAGCTCCCGGTTCCGCGCGAGGATGAACTCGGTGCTCCCGCCGCCGATGTCGAAGACGAGAAGGGATCCGGCGAGCACCGGCAGCCCGTGGAGCGCCCCGAGCAGGGTCAGGCGTGCCTCCTCCTCGCCGGTCACCACCCGAACCTCGCGGCCGGTCGCGGCTCGCACGCGATCGAGGAACGCGGGCCGGTTGGCGGCGTCTCTGAGGGCGCTGGTGCCGACGATCAGGATCTGCTCGGCGCCGGCCGCGCGAGCCTGACCGCAGAACGTGGCCACGGCCTCAAGGGCGCGCGCCATGGCCGTCTCGCTGAGCCCGCCGCCGGCGCGAAGCCCCTCGCCCAGACGGGCCAGCGCCTGGGCCTGGAGCACAGGCCGCCAGCTCCGATCGTCAGCCACCTCCGCGACGAGCAGGCGGATGGTGTTGGTCCCGAGGTCGATCGAGGCGAGGCGGGTCACGACGAAGCGCGGTGATCGACGCGGGACGGGGAGGCGGGACGGCCCGGCCAGCCGCGCCGGAGGGGCCGGCTTCTACTCGGCCGGCCGCCGGAGCCGCAGGGCATCTGCCAGGACGCTCAGCACCTGGTCGTTCCGAAACGGCTTGAAGAGCGTGAGGTCCACCCCGCTCTCCCGAATCCTGTCGGGGTCCAGGAAGTCGCCCCACCCCGTGATGAGGATCACGGGGGTGCCAGGGGCCTTCTGCTTCACCGCCCGGGTCACCTCGAGGCCCGACTGCCCCGGCATGGAGAGGTCGGTGATGACCACGTCGTAGACTCCGGCCTCGAACCGGGAAAGCCCCTCGACGCCGTCCGGAGCGCTGTCCACGGTGTGGCCGGCCGCACCGAGGACCGACACGAGCACCCGGCAGATGTGCTCCTCGTCCTCGATGACCAGCACCCGGGCGGGAGCCGGTGGCGCCTGCTCGGCAGGCACCAGCATCGGGACGGACGGCGGGTGCAGCTCCCGCGCCCTCGAGAACGAGATCGTGAAAGTGGTGCCCTCGCCCTCGCGGCTCTCCACGGCGATCGACGCGCGGTGGCGCGTCACGACGCCGTGGACCACCGACAGGCCGAGCCCGGTCCGCTGCGGCGAGCGGGTCGTGAAGAACGGGTCGAAGAGCTGGCGCTTGACGGTCTCGCTCATCCCCGTGCCGGTGTCCCTGATCGAGAGCACGATCTGGTCGCCGCGCTGCCGCGTGGTGAGCGTCAGGCGGCCACCGTGCGGC from Candidatus Rokuibacteriota bacterium carries:
- a CDS encoding proline dehydrogenase family protein, which gives rise to MLRRLLLRLSERRALGDALDRLPLTRRLVRRFVAGTRPEEALGVIDRVTAEGLLSAVTYLGENVRSAEEARAAAGVYLELVDEIKRRNLPCAPSLKLTHMGLDLSEALCLENVERVLDRGQAAGIRVWIDMESSAYTERTLAIHERLRRRFSNVACVIQTYLRRSEADVRRLIALGATVRLCKGAYREPPELAFPDKRDVDANYARLLDLLLSPEVIRQGVYPAFATHDERLIGCVIERARRLGIAPEAFEIQMLYGIRHDLHAPIRRQGARLRLLVPFGEEWYGYFVRRLAERPANLLFLLKHVVRR
- a CDS encoding Ppx/GppA family phosphatase, which encodes MTRLASIDLGTNTIRLLVAEVADDRSWRPVLQAQALARLGEGLRAGGGLSETAMARALEAVATFCGQARAAGAEQILIVGTSALRDAANRPAFLDRVRAATGREVRVVTGEEEARLTLLGALHGLPVLAGSLLVFDIGGGSTEFILARNRELSRARSLALGVVSLAERYRTAEPVDRARYAELDHEVRTRLAGGLDDLLTGSRPDHLVGTAGTVTTLAALDQALAVYDPAKVHGYRLSRSRIQTLLVTLAALPAHARASMPGLEPGRADLIIPGIAICLAALDAFGSDAVIVSDFGLREGILIEHLSCSAH